The following coding sequences are from one Manis pentadactyla isolate mManPen7 chromosome 13, mManPen7.hap1, whole genome shotgun sequence window:
- the LOC118921408 gene encoding uncharacterized protein LOC118921408, giving the protein MINDLPSTMKPSAHMLEIIACTMLILVSCAGNVCLFYSTWKCITGRLQTSFLLIFSLIFVHLIKNLVVNIMKIVYALGFVLDSAGCKVLHFTAALTTCLAIWFTLHFALFYHQQLYQAVHPVSEAPRLDQQKHSVKVVSALWAAGVAGHTPILLFTGKPKYLNAGNDTDPLSTHSIYVDCLTDFGNKQIEFYYGKIFLVLMDILPLAILVFVCFWMSFLLSERRKMTYGDIWIGDDDSETEILRGAKFSIVLMWLITPLWISHFILVSFSEDLAACVFFPAVLTALSSGFSALSPFLLMLVNYKMKLMSLCGAKEERPTPQLADVTLSPYA; this is encoded by the coding sequence ATGATAAATGATTTGCCATCTACCATGAAGCCGTCTGCACACATGCTTGAGATCATTGCTTGCACCATGCTAATCCTCGTGAGCTGTGCTGgaaatgtatgtttattttattctacaTGGAAATGTATCACTGGGCGTTTACAGACATCCTTTCTTCTAATTTTCAGTCTTATATTTGTCCACCTCATTAAAAACTTGGTGGTGAACATCATGAAAATTGTTTATGCTTTGGGTTTCGTGTTGGATTCAGCTGGCTGCAAAGTTCTGCACTTCACAGCTGCCCTGACGACTTGCCTGGCCATCTGGTTCACGCTGCACTTTGCACTGTTCTACCACCAGCAGCTTTACCAAGCTGTCCACCCCGTGAGTGAGGCCCCAAGGCTGGACCAGCAGAAGCATTCCGTGAAGGTGGTTTCTGCACTTTGGGCTGCTGGTGTGGCAGGGCACACCCCTATTTTACTtttcactgggaaaccaaaatacCTGAATGCAGGCAACGACACAGACCCCTTGTCTACCCACAGCATTTACGTGGATTGCCTGACTGACTTTGGAAACAAGCAGATAGAGTTTTATTACGGGaaaatatttctagttctcatggATATTCTTCCTTTAGCAATCTTAGTCTTCGTCTGTTTCTGGATGTCTTTTCTCCTTTCAGAAAGAAGGAAGATGACATATGGTGACATCTGGATCGGAGATGATGATTCAGAAACTGAAATCCTTAGAGGGGCCAAGTTTAGTATTGTATTAATGTGGCTGATCACTCCACTTTGGATTTCTCACTTTATCTTAGTCTCTTTTTCAGAAGACTTGGCAGCCTGTGTCTTTTTCCCAGCTGTTCTCACAGCCCTTTCTTCAGGCTTCTCTGCTCTTAGTCCTTTCCTGCTTATGTTGGTGAATTACAAAATGAAGTTGATGTCCTTGTGCGGGGCCAAAGAGGAAAGACCCACACCACAGCTTGCAGATGTGACTCTTTCTCCATATGCCTAA